From a region of the Pseudanabaena sp. ABRG5-3 genome:
- a CDS encoding response regulator encodes MEPTQILLVEDDPNDVELIQLALDSYNFVNKIDIASDGEQAIHYLFGRDGNPPIQPLPKLVLLDLKLPKIDGIQVLEMIRSSPRTHNLVVVVMTSSAENRDLKACYDLGVNSYIVKPLDFQQFVEMSRQVGFYWMMLNQLPSST; translated from the coding sequence ATGGAACCAACTCAAATTCTACTAGTTGAAGATGATCCTAATGATGTCGAGCTAATTCAATTAGCTTTAGATAGTTATAACTTTGTTAATAAAATTGATATCGCCTCAGATGGTGAGCAAGCAATTCATTATCTATTTGGACGCGATGGTAATCCTCCCATTCAACCATTGCCAAAACTGGTGCTTTTAGATTTAAAGCTGCCAAAAATTGATGGTATTCAGGTATTAGAGATGATTCGGAGTTCTCCCCGCACCCATAACCTCGTAGTTGTAGTGATGACTTCCTCTGCGGAAAATCGTGATTTAAAAGCTTGTTACGATTTAGGAGTTAATAGTTACATTGTCAAGCCTTTAGACTTCCAACAATTTGTGGAGATGTCGCGCCAAGTAGGATTTTACTGGATGATGCTCAATCAGTTACCATCCAGCACTTAG
- a CDS encoding PAS domain-containing protein has protein sequence MSHVQAFIHPSESWGNQIMDNLDAMIWSLALPDLTPLYFNATATQIYQCDREELLANSQLWLEAIATEDRPKMQEAIAQAQLTGSSRLNYRLQPPHREIRWFSVRWKIYKDASGLPIRLDAIATEISDQHKVEDNKQQGVEIILEGESRYYDLIQRQTDLILRSLPDTTIIFANESLCHMLGCGLDQVLGQKWIDFADPDDLQRVLTNIDLLNPDQASFIAVNRDRRADGQIGWTQWINQGIFNDQGQLIEIQSVGRDITELKQSELSLQQLNLELEKRIEQSSTDLRQSEARNLAILHALPDLLLLLKPDGTCLQCIMPSSQDKSKYLPIQHHISEVLDPEDLQTQLKIYETAIATGEVQIYEHQLTKFGKTVYEEVRIAPYCENELLVIVRDITDRKQTEQELQNVTERLTLALKSASIGIWEWNIANNCLIWDERTYELYGVNPDHEPDAYLAWVSRVHPSDRQFAENEVQLALSGAKDYEPEFRIVLQDGRIRYIKAYATVQRNDEGVPQRMLGINFDITNRKLAEAQLIKTDTHLKTAQRIGKLGSWEFEVNTGILTWSEEVFRIYGLEPNTAPPSYEELQQYIYPDDWEHFHHTVQTAINHQKAYDLEHRIIQPNGRLVYILAKGEMVYDNSGQLTHIIGTAIDITDSKMAEQNLQNLTDRLTLALRSAAIGIWEWDVPNNILIWDERMYELYGVVPDSSTNTYLTWANCLHPSDRASAESSVQLAFQGARDFDIEFRIILPDDSIRHIKAYALIQRNREGKPKKMIGINFDITARKLAEAELKRSHDLREAIFNESTDALFLVDPHTLVTTDCNRPAVHLFEASDKSELMGIEGHILQEHLFAPAELEQIDLELATKGFWSQEIVYISLKGHRFWGNLAVKQIIVAGQTTNLVRVTDISAQKQSEAKILQTSRQLENTNRELESFCYSVSHDLRAPLRHINGFVNALQQQLNKQKLLNDPKIAHYLQVIDSSSQKMGNLIDGLLILSRYGRKPLESKPISIRELVDEAIEIVRSDPNHNSLVEFVIGELPNTVGDPTLLQQVFRNLIGNAIKFSRNQPQPRIEIDSLPDQTIRIKDNGVGFQMEYADKLFGVFQRLHNEKDFEGTGIGLAIVQRIIQRHGGSIWAEGYPNQGATFFIKL, from the coding sequence ATGAGTCACGTCCAAGCATTCATTCATCCGTCTGAAAGTTGGGGAAATCAGATTATGGATAACCTTGACGCGATGATTTGGTCACTGGCTCTGCCTGATCTCACTCCCCTTTATTTCAATGCAACTGCTACCCAAATTTATCAATGCGATCGCGAGGAATTACTTGCCAATTCACAGCTTTGGTTAGAGGCGATCGCTACTGAAGATCGCCCAAAAATGCAGGAGGCGATCGCCCAAGCCCAGTTGACAGGTTCCTCGCGACTGAACTATCGCCTTCAGCCACCTCATAGGGAGATCCGTTGGTTTTCGGTGCGTTGGAAAATATATAAAGATGCTTCAGGCTTGCCCATCCGTCTTGATGCGATCGCCACTGAAATTAGCGATCAGCATAAAGTTGAGGATAACAAGCAACAGGGAGTAGAAATTATTTTGGAGGGGGAAAGTCGTTACTATGACCTTATTCAAAGACAAACTGACTTAATTCTGCGTTCACTACCTGACACTACGATCATCTTTGCGAATGAATCCCTTTGTCACATGTTGGGATGTGGCTTAGACCAAGTTTTAGGACAAAAATGGATTGATTTTGCCGATCCCGATGATTTACAAAGAGTCCTAACAAATATAGATTTGCTAAATCCAGATCAAGCCAGTTTTATTGCCGTCAATCGTGATCGTCGTGCTGATGGTCAAATCGGCTGGACACAATGGATTAATCAAGGGATTTTTAATGATCAGGGGCAACTGATTGAGATTCAATCAGTTGGTCGGGATATCACGGAACTCAAGCAATCAGAGCTATCCCTACAGCAACTTAATCTCGAACTAGAGAAGAGAATTGAACAAAGTAGTACTGATTTGCGCCAAAGCGAAGCCCGAAATCTAGCAATTCTCCATGCCCTGCCCGATCTATTACTCCTGCTCAAGCCCGATGGCACTTGCCTCCAGTGCATCATGCCTTCATCTCAAGACAAGTCTAAATATCTACCAATTCAACATCACATCTCAGAGGTATTAGATCCAGAGGATCTCCAAACTCAGTTAAAAATCTATGAGACGGCGATCGCTACAGGAGAGGTGCAAATCTATGAACATCAGTTAACTAAATTTGGCAAAACTGTCTATGAAGAAGTGCGAATTGCTCCCTATTGTGAAAATGAACTCTTAGTGATTGTGCGTGATATTACCGATCGCAAACAAACTGAACAAGAGCTTCAAAATGTCACTGAGCGTCTTACCCTTGCCTTAAAATCAGCATCCATCGGCATTTGGGAATGGAATATTGCTAACAACTGTCTAATTTGGGATGAGCGCACCTATGAACTCTATGGCGTAAACCCCGATCATGAACCTGATGCCTATTTAGCATGGGTGAGTCGCGTGCATCCAAGCGATCGCCAATTCGCTGAGAACGAAGTGCAGCTAGCTTTAAGTGGTGCAAAAGACTACGAACCCGAATTTCGGATTGTGCTACAAGATGGTCGTATTCGCTATATTAAAGCCTATGCAACTGTTCAGCGTAATGATGAGGGTGTACCCCAGCGTATGCTCGGCATCAACTTTGATATTACCAATCGCAAGTTAGCCGAAGCACAGTTAATTAAGACTGACACCCATCTGAAAACAGCTCAGAGGATCGGGAAGCTAGGCAGTTGGGAATTTGAAGTCAATACAGGGATTCTCACTTGGTCAGAAGAAGTATTTCGGATTTATGGACTAGAGCCTAATACAGCGCCACCCAGTTATGAAGAACTCCAGCAATATATCTATCCAGATGACTGGGAGCATTTTCATCATACAGTCCAAACAGCCATCAATCATCAGAAAGCCTACGACCTAGAACATCGCATCATTCAACCTAACGGCAGATTGGTCTACATATTAGCCAAGGGAGAAATGGTGTATGACAACTCAGGTCAATTAACTCACATCATCGGCACTGCTATTGATATTACCGATAGCAAAATGGCTGAGCAAAATCTCCAAAATCTCACCGATCGCTTAACTCTCGCATTAAGATCGGCTGCGATCGGTATTTGGGAATGGGATGTTCCTAACAATATTCTCATCTGGGATGAACGGATGTATGAGCTTTATGGAGTTGTCCCCGACAGCTCTACTAATACTTATTTAACTTGGGCAAATTGTCTGCATCCAAGCGATCGGGCAAGCGCTGAATCCTCAGTTCAACTAGCCTTCCAAGGGGCAAGAGATTTCGATATCGAGTTTCGGATTATACTTCCTGACGATAGCATCCGCCATATTAAAGCCTATGCCCTAATTCAGAGAAATAGAGAAGGAAAGCCAAAGAAGATGATAGGCATTAACTTTGATATCACTGCGCGCAAATTAGCAGAAGCAGAACTAAAGCGTAGTCACGATTTGCGTGAAGCTATTTTTAACGAATCTACGGATGCCCTATTTTTAGTGGATCCTCACACTTTAGTGACCACTGACTGCAATCGTCCTGCTGTCCATTTGTTTGAAGCTTCGGACAAATCAGAACTAATGGGAATCGAAGGGCATATCCTACAAGAACATCTATTTGCTCCAGCAGAACTGGAGCAAATAGATTTAGAACTAGCAACCAAAGGTTTTTGGAGTCAAGAAATTGTCTATATCAGTCTCAAAGGTCACCGTTTTTGGGGCAATCTCGCAGTTAAGCAAATTATCGTCGCTGGTCAAACTACCAACCTAGTTAGAGTTACGGACATTAGCGCTCAAAAGCAATCTGAAGCTAAAATCTTGCAAACATCAAGACAACTAGAAAATACCAATCGAGAATTAGAATCTTTTTGTTACTCTGTCTCCCATGATCTCCGAGCGCCATTACGTCACATCAATGGATTTGTAAATGCATTACAACAGCAGCTAAATAAACAGAAGTTATTAAATGACCCCAAAATTGCACATTACTTGCAGGTAATTGATAGCAGTAGTCAAAAAATGGGAAATTTAATCGATGGGTTGCTGATTTTATCCCGCTACGGACGAAAACCCTTAGAGTCCAAACCAATATCAATTCGTGAACTAGTTGATGAGGCGATCGAGATTGTTCGCAGTGACCCTAACCATAATTCTCTCGTTGAGTTTGTAATCGGTGAATTACCCAATACCGTTGGCGATCCAACGCTTTTACAGCAGGTTTTTCGCAATCTCATCGGCAATGCCATCAAATTTAGCCGCAATCAACCCCAACCTCGGATCGAAATCGATAGTCTGCCAGATCAGACAATTAGAATTAAAGATAATGGCGTAGGGTTTCAAATGGAATATGCGGATAAACTTTTTGGAGTTTTTCAAAGGTTACATAACGAAAAAGACTTTGAAGGTACAGGAATCGGCTTAGCGATCGTTCAACGCATTATCCAACGTCATGGTGGCTCCATTTGGGCAGAAGGATATCCTAATCAAGGCGCAACTTTTTTTATCAAACTTTAA